The uncultured Roseibium sp. genome contains a region encoding:
- a CDS encoding CaiB/BaiF CoA-transferase family protein: MPQPLEGLTVLDFTTLLPGPLATLMLAEAGARVIKVEKPGGEDMRRFPPFLDGASVLYAQLNRGKEVVELDLKASGAMTHLEPFLAGADILVEQFRPGVMERLGLDYQTLSTRFPELIYCSISGYGQNGPKAEMAGHDLNYLALGGLLAQSCGSAEHPSLPPTQIADIGGGSFPAMINILLAVLQRQKTGRGACLDISMSDAMFTFGLFAHAFHAAGKPVPEFGSALLTGGSPRYRLYPAADGKMIAVGALEEKFWQRLCSLLEIPQDLRDDRTNPEATAAAVTNAFAARAAADWEVDLTTADCCACLVKTFEEARNDPHFGERGLFNYEAPAGATRIEAAVVPIIPEFRKP, from the coding sequence GTGCCGCAACCGCTTGAAGGACTGACGGTTCTCGACTTCACCACGCTATTGCCCGGGCCGCTGGCGACCCTCATGCTGGCGGAGGCCGGTGCGCGGGTCATCAAGGTGGAAAAGCCCGGTGGCGAAGATATGCGCCGTTTCCCTCCCTTCCTGGACGGTGCCTCCGTTCTCTATGCCCAATTGAACCGGGGCAAGGAAGTCGTCGAGCTGGATCTCAAGGCTTCGGGCGCGATGACGCACCTGGAGCCGTTCCTTGCCGGCGCGGACATACTGGTCGAACAGTTCCGCCCTGGGGTCATGGAACGCCTCGGCCTTGATTATCAGACGCTGAGCACGCGCTTTCCCGAACTGATCTATTGCTCGATTTCCGGCTACGGACAAAACGGACCGAAGGCGGAGATGGCGGGCCACGATCTCAACTATCTGGCTTTGGGCGGCTTACTGGCCCAATCCTGCGGTTCGGCAGAACATCCGTCCCTGCCGCCGACGCAGATCGCGGACATCGGGGGCGGATCCTTTCCGGCCATGATCAATATTCTTCTGGCCGTGCTCCAGCGTCAAAAAACAGGCAGGGGTGCCTGTCTGGACATCTCCATGAGCGACGCCATGTTCACCTTCGGCCTCTTCGCCCATGCCTTTCATGCGGCCGGCAAGCCGGTTCCGGAGTTCGGTTCCGCGCTCCTGACGGGTGGCTCGCCGCGTTACCGGCTTTATCCAGCGGCAGACGGCAAGATGATTGCTGTCGGGGCTTTGGAGGAAAAGTTCTGGCAGCGGCTTTGCAGCCTGCTCGAAATTCCGCAGGATCTGCGCGACGACCGCACGAACCCGGAAGCGACCGCGGCAGCTGTTACCAATGCCTTTGCAGCCAGAGCTGCTGCCGACTGGGAAGTTGATCTGACAACGGCCGATTGCTGCGCATGTCTGGTAAAAACCTTCGAGGAGGCACGCAACGATCCGCATTTCGGGGAGCGCGGTCTGTTCAACTACGAAGCACCAGCCGGTGCCACCCGTATAGAGGCAGCCGTCGTTCCGATTATCCCGGAGTTTCGAAAGCCTTAG
- a CDS encoding DsbA family oxidoreductase — MTEDTPIAVDVVSDVMCPWCYIGKRRLESALAQLPDIKVAVRWHPFQLDPTLPKEGKDRQTYLNDKFGGPERAQGIYHKISDAGRQEGIDFAFDKIKVSPNTLDSHRLILWSRADDLQDEVVERLFKAYFQDGDDLTKPETLVKIADEAGMQSDLVDQLLETDSDLEKTKQQIARAQELGVSGVPCFIIDGRFVIAGAEKPETIVAAIRHAEETRTSDPEAVSQ; from the coding sequence TTGACTGAAGACACACCTATTGCCGTGGACGTGGTGTCAGACGTGATGTGCCCATGGTGCTATATCGGAAAGCGGCGACTTGAAAGCGCACTTGCCCAGTTGCCGGATATCAAGGTTGCCGTTCGCTGGCATCCCTTCCAACTCGATCCCACTTTGCCGAAGGAAGGCAAGGACAGGCAGACTTATCTCAACGACAAGTTCGGCGGCCCGGAACGGGCGCAAGGGATCTATCACAAGATCAGCGACGCCGGTCGGCAGGAAGGCATTGATTTCGCCTTCGACAAGATCAAGGTTTCGCCGAATACCCTCGACAGTCACCGGCTGATCCTGTGGTCCCGCGCCGACGATCTGCAGGACGAAGTCGTGGAGCGGCTGTTCAAGGCCTATTTCCAGGACGGAGATGACCTGACGAAGCCTGAGACGCTGGTAAAGATCGCAGATGAAGCCGGGATGCAGTCGGATCTGGTCGACCAGCTTCTGGAAACCGATAGCGACCTGGAAAAGACAAAGCAGCAGATCGCCCGCGCTCAGGAACTCGGCGTATCGGGCGTGCCCTGCTTCATTATCGACGGCCGGTTCGTAATCGCGGGGGCGGAGAAACCGGAGACGATCGTGGCCGCCATCCGTCATGCGGAAGAAACCCGAACATCCGATCCGGAGGCTGTTTCCCAATAA
- a CDS encoding class I adenylate-forming enzyme family protein: protein MKVTPDTLSDPYHATEAWGDTTLDMLFRQTAQLHPTRMALVDAPDRSNWTGGDSRSLTYQEAEREIDRLAAFYRAIGLTTDHVIGVQSPNTVDTVIAILAALRAGLIVSTLPLHWRQKNVLEALNSVGAKGFIAADRIETRNVGAAARDVAADLFSLRFVFGLGKDIPDGLIELGPMLAEMGDDLTFDESERDKAADHVATISWTRSGSETVPVPRCHNHWIASARQCVHEAGLNHGERILVPYSLSGLTGIGAGLVPWLLVGGTLHLHHPTSLLQLSRHANAIGADYVLTPGPLTQILDKKLVQETTTIVSAWNVAAPKPGTFMPHHKVVDLHIADEFALVAKARGPSAKVQATPLGKQAGPNGCESGPALLEIAVDQGENGAQALLQVKGPMVPDVGWHTHAGSHAHQRDQKGFLSTGIPVEQSEDGLKGFGIPGAQANGVGDLEALDELYSAYPGVSEAAAFLVEDELLGARLYAALVPVSGNVPDAKAFFAYLDADGVDLAKIPYRVLVLQALPRNNDGTIDRERLTLRTQRLPAAVA, encoded by the coding sequence ATGAAAGTCACGCCTGACACCCTGTCCGATCCCTACCATGCAACCGAAGCCTGGGGCGACACGACGCTGGATATGTTGTTCCGTCAGACGGCTCAACTGCATCCTACCCGGATGGCACTCGTCGATGCGCCCGACCGCTCCAACTGGACAGGCGGAGACAGCCGCAGCCTGACCTATCAGGAGGCTGAGCGGGAAATTGATCGACTGGCCGCCTTCTATCGTGCCATCGGGCTGACGACCGACCATGTGATTGGCGTACAATCTCCTAATACCGTCGACACGGTTATCGCCATCCTGGCCGCACTTCGGGCCGGACTGATCGTCTCGACGCTGCCGCTGCACTGGCGGCAAAAGAACGTGCTTGAAGCCCTCAATTCCGTAGGGGCGAAAGGTTTTATCGCCGCGGACCGCATAGAAACGCGCAATGTCGGCGCCGCCGCCCGGGACGTCGCCGCGGATCTTTTCAGTCTCCGCTTCGTTTTCGGCCTCGGCAAGGACATACCCGACGGACTGATTGAACTGGGCCCCATGCTCGCGGAGATGGGCGATGATCTGACCTTCGACGAAAGCGAACGGGACAAGGCCGCCGATCACGTGGCAACCATATCGTGGACACGGTCCGGTAGCGAGACCGTTCCCGTGCCCCGCTGCCACAATCACTGGATCGCATCTGCCCGACAATGCGTGCACGAGGCGGGATTGAACCACGGCGAACGCATACTCGTCCCCTACTCCCTGAGCGGTTTGACCGGTATCGGTGCGGGGCTCGTCCCTTGGCTACTCGTCGGCGGAACACTGCATCTTCACCACCCGACATCCCTGCTGCAACTGTCCCGGCATGCCAATGCGATCGGCGCCGACTACGTGCTGACCCCGGGTCCCCTGACGCAGATCCTCGATAAGAAACTGGTGCAGGAGACGACCACCATCGTCTCGGCCTGGAACGTCGCGGCACCAAAACCCGGCACATTCATGCCGCATCACAAGGTCGTGGACCTTCACATCGCCGACGAATTCGCCCTTGTTGCAAAGGCCCGCGGTCCGTCAGCCAAGGTACAGGCGACTCCGCTGGGAAAACAGGCGGGGCCGAACGGGTGTGAGAGCGGGCCAGCCCTTTTAGAAATCGCAGTCGACCAAGGCGAGAACGGCGCCCAAGCACTGCTGCAGGTCAAGGGGCCCATGGTTCCTGATGTTGGCTGGCATACGCATGCAGGCTCGCATGCGCATCAACGCGATCAGAAGGGATTCCTGAGTACCGGCATACCGGTTGAGCAGAGCGAAGACGGACTGAAGGGGTTCGGCATACCGGGCGCACAGGCCAACGGCGTGGGCGATCTGGAGGCGCTTGACGAACTTTATTCCGCTTACCCCGGTGTCAGCGAAGCGGCCGCGTTCCTGGTCGAAGACGAATTGCTGGGCGCCCGGCTCTACGCGGCCCTGGTTCCGGTCTCGGGCAACGTACCGGACGCCAAGGCATTCTTCGCCTATCTTGATGCGGATGGGGTGGATCTGGCAAAAATTCCCTATCGTGTCCTCGTGCTACAGGCCCTCCCGCGAAACAACGACGGAACGATCGACCGGGAACGACTGACCTTGCGCACCCAGCGGCTACCGGCCGCGGTGGCCTGA
- a CDS encoding lysophospholipid acyltransferase family protein yields MARSSTLLKFRYRAEAAFLRTAIFLFRLVPVDMASAVMGFFWRKLAPFNSRHKRALMHLELALPETNEKQRQAIVAGMWDNLGRVAAETFHIADLMKQKDRFTVRVDERTEKFLEEDKGCVWVSLHTGNWELCVQPLVTRGHEVTGVYQALSNPITDEILRDIRKDLYRGGLHSKGHQTARKLISAVRRGGNVAIMADLRETRGIRMPFFGRSAYATPVPATLARACGVPIVVGRVVRTKGVHFRIEGRCIDVPVTDDRKADIEAATLEFHGIFEEWIRECPDQWMWIHRKWAPS; encoded by the coding sequence ATGGCCCGTTCCTCCACGCTCCTAAAATTCCGCTACCGGGCCGAAGCCGCCTTTCTCAGGACGGCTATCTTTCTGTTTCGGCTTGTTCCCGTGGATATGGCTTCTGCCGTTATGGGCTTTTTCTGGCGCAAACTCGCGCCGTTCAACAGCCGTCACAAACGGGCCTTGATGCATTTGGAACTGGCCCTGCCCGAAACGAACGAGAAACAACGGCAGGCCATCGTCGCGGGCATGTGGGATAATCTCGGTCGCGTGGCTGCCGAAACCTTCCATATCGCAGACCTGATGAAACAGAAGGACCGCTTCACGGTTCGGGTCGACGAACGTACAGAAAAGTTCCTTGAAGAAGACAAGGGCTGTGTCTGGGTCTCGCTGCATACGGGAAACTGGGAACTCTGCGTCCAGCCGCTGGTCACACGCGGGCATGAAGTGACCGGTGTCTATCAGGCCCTTTCCAATCCGATCACGGATGAAATCCTGCGGGACATCCGCAAGGACCTGTACCGTGGCGGCCTCCATTCCAAGGGGCACCAGACCGCGCGCAAGCTGATCAGCGCCGTTCGCCGGGGCGGAAATGTCGCGATCATGGCCGATCTCCGCGAGACCCGGGGTATCAGGATGCCCTTTTTTGGCCGATCGGCCTACGCAACGCCTGTCCCCGCAACACTTGCCCGCGCCTGCGGCGTTCCGATCGTCGTCGGCAGGGTGGTTCGGACCAAAGGGGTTCACTTCCGTATCGAAGGTCGCTGCATCGACGTGCCTGTGACCGATGATCGAAAGGCGGATATCGAAGCGGCAACCCTCGAATTTCACGGAATTTTCGAAGAATGGATCCGTGAGTGCCCGGACCAATGGATGTGGATCCACCGCAAGTGGGCGCCTTCCTGA
- a CDS encoding extracellular solute-binding protein, translated as MIIGFFRRFATAIGRAVAVSNGCRLALATGLVLLAPLSAARADDENIPWVHAIAMHGKPALEPGFKSLPYANPDAPKGGVLTLGVQGTFDSLNSFIVQGGWTSARGMKERPFGSNIFESLLARSYAEPFTLYAHLAERVRMPDSRKWIEFELNPKARFSDGSPVTVEDVIFSLDLIRDKGRPPYSSWYGEIVNKEITGERSLKITFRDGDNRELPLLIAMAPIFSKAHTNAETFDKSTLDPIMGTGPYVFSKIEPGRRVIYRKNPDYWAKDLPIKAGFDNFDEIRIEYYRDETTLQEAFRKGLIDALQFGDPVRWETGFDFPAAKDGKVIKTVIAKETPANMRGIAFNTRRAVFADNRVREALSMLFDFEWVNRNIYFGLYKRTAGYWDDSILSSVGRPAGDKERALLAPFPDAVAPKVMDGTWRPPVTDGSGRDRKVLRAALGKLKEAGYSLKDGQLVNESTNTLLALEILTKNEDEEKLALAYSRTLKLIGVGVEVRTVDPSQFEDRRLRRDYDMVFNTWYSSLSPGAEQYGRWSSAAADAEGSFNIVGAHSPAIDAMIDAIVSARTEEDFIAAVRAFDRILISGFYAVPLFHVSEDWVGRWSRVVPPKVNSLYGVEFDTWWSADASVN; from the coding sequence ATGATCATTGGCTTCTTCCGCAGGTTTGCAACGGCCATCGGCCGTGCTGTCGCTGTGTCGAACGGTTGCCGGCTGGCATTGGCCACCGGACTGGTTTTGCTTGCGCCGCTTTCGGCGGCCCGAGCGGACGATGAAAACATTCCCTGGGTGCATGCCATCGCCATGCACGGCAAACCGGCCCTTGAGCCCGGTTTCAAGTCCCTGCCCTATGCCAATCCCGACGCGCCCAAGGGAGGCGTGCTGACGCTCGGCGTTCAGGGAACCTTCGACAGCCTGAATTCCTTTATTGTCCAGGGCGGATGGACCAGCGCGCGCGGCATGAAGGAACGTCCGTTCGGCTCCAACATTTTCGAAAGCCTTCTCGCCCGCTCCTACGCGGAGCCTTTCACGCTTTATGCCCATCTGGCAGAGCGGGTTCGCATGCCGGACAGCCGAAAATGGATCGAGTTCGAGCTCAACCCGAAGGCACGGTTTTCCGACGGCTCGCCGGTGACGGTGGAAGATGTGATCTTTTCGCTGGACCTTATTCGCGACAAGGGCCGCCCGCCCTACAGCAGCTGGTACGGCGAGATCGTCAACAAGGAGATAACCGGGGAACGTTCTCTCAAGATCACTTTCCGCGATGGGGACAATCGCGAATTGCCCCTGCTGATCGCCATGGCACCTATCTTTTCAAAGGCGCATACGAACGCCGAGACATTCGACAAATCGACGCTTGATCCGATCATGGGAACGGGCCCCTATGTCTTTTCGAAGATCGAGCCGGGTCGGCGCGTGATCTACCGGAAAAACCCGGACTATTGGGCGAAGGACCTGCCGATCAAGGCCGGTTTCGACAATTTCGACGAGATCCGCATCGAGTACTACCGGGACGAGACAACCTTGCAGGAAGCCTTTCGCAAAGGCCTGATCGATGCCCTGCAGTTCGGAGATCCGGTGCGCTGGGAGACCGGGTTCGATTTTCCGGCCGCCAAAGACGGAAAGGTGATCAAAACGGTCATCGCCAAGGAAACGCCGGCGAATATGCGAGGCATTGCCTTCAACACCCGTCGTGCGGTCTTCGCGGACAATCGCGTGCGCGAGGCGCTGTCGATGCTGTTCGATTTCGAATGGGTGAACCGGAACATCTATTTCGGCCTTTATAAAAGGACGGCCGGATACTGGGACGATTCCATTCTGTCCTCCGTTGGCCGGCCTGCCGGCGACAAGGAACGGGCCCTGCTTGCCCCCTTCCCCGACGCGGTCGCTCCTAAGGTCATGGATGGCACCTGGCGACCGCCTGTGACCGACGGTTCCGGCAGGGATCGGAAAGTCCTGCGCGCAGCGTTGGGTAAACTCAAGGAAGCCGGTTACTCCCTGAAAGACGGACAGCTTGTCAACGAGAGCACGAACACGCTGCTGGCTCTCGAAATTCTGACCAAGAACGAAGATGAGGAAAAGCTGGCGCTGGCCTATTCCAGAACGCTGAAATTGATCGGTGTCGGAGTAGAGGTGCGCACAGTCGATCCGTCCCAGTTCGAAGACCGGCGGCTCCGTCGGGATTACGATATGGTTTTCAACACCTGGTATTCGTCCCTTTCCCCGGGCGCCGAACAATACGGCCGCTGGTCGTCTGCCGCAGCGGACGCGGAAGGGTCCTTCAACATCGTCGGCGCACACAGCCCGGCGATCGATGCCATGATCGATGCCATCGTCAGCGCCCGCACGGAAGAGGATTTCATAGCCGCCGTCAGGGCCTTTGATCGCATCCTGATTTCCGGCTTCTACGCGGTGCCCCTTTTCCATGTATCGGAAGATTGGGTAGGCCGCTGGAGCCGCGTCGTTCCGCCGAAAGTGAATTCGCTTTACGGCGTGGAGTTTGACACCTGGTGGTCCGCGGACGCGTCGGTAAACTGA
- the hspQ gene encoding heat shock protein HspQ, which yields MRTAKFRIGQVVRHRIYPFRGVIFDVDPTFSNTEEWWNAIPEDVRPVRDQPFYHLLAENEETEYVAYVSEQNLVPDMTGEPVRHPQVDEIFEEMGDGSYVPRTVEIH from the coding sequence ATGCGTACGGCAAAATTCAGAATTGGTCAGGTCGTGCGGCACCGGATTTATCCCTTTCGGGGCGTCATTTTCGATGTCGATCCGACCTTCAGCAACACCGAGGAATGGTGGAACGCCATCCCGGAGGATGTGCGTCCGGTTCGAGATCAACCGTTCTATCATCTGCTTGCCGAGAACGAAGAAACGGAATACGTCGCCTACGTCAGCGAGCAGAATCTTGTCCCGGACATGACCGGAGAACCGGTCCGGCATCCGCAGGTCGACGAGATTTTCGAAGAGATGGGCGATGGATCCTACGTACCGCGAACGGTCGAGATCCATTAA
- a CDS encoding CoA ester lyase gives MKTPRSFYQPLAIGAPAPFRDLPVSLERMIHFVPPHVEKMRAKVPDLISKVDVVLGNLEDAIPANAKEDARKGFIQMASENDFGQTGLWTRVNCLNSPWFLDDILEIVPAVGDKLDVIMLPKVEGPWDIHYLDQLLAQLEAKAGLSRPIMIHAILETAEGVKNVEDIAAASPRMHGMSLGPADLAASRGMKTTRVGGGHPDYAVLSDAVEGAERTAFQQDLWHYTVAKMVDACLSYGLKPFYGPFGDFSDPEACESQFRNAFLMGCLGAWSLHPNQIDLAKKVFSPDPDEVAFAKKILDAMPDGTGAVMIDGKMQDDATWKQAKVIVDLARLVATKDPDLAKVYAL, from the coding sequence ATGAAAACGCCCCGCTCCTTTTACCAGCCGCTTGCCATCGGCGCGCCCGCACCGTTCCGCGATTTGCCGGTTTCCCTGGAGCGGATGATCCACTTTGTTCCGCCGCATGTGGAAAAGATGCGCGCCAAGGTGCCGGATCTGATTTCAAAGGTCGACGTCGTACTCGGCAATCTTGAGGACGCCATTCCCGCCAACGCAAAGGAAGACGCCCGCAAGGGCTTCATCCAGATGGCAAGCGAAAACGACTTCGGCCAGACCGGACTCTGGACCCGGGTCAATTGCCTCAACAGCCCGTGGTTCCTGGACGATATCCTGGAAATCGTTCCGGCGGTCGGCGACAAGCTGGACGTGATCATGCTGCCCAAGGTCGAAGGCCCGTGGGACATTCACTATCTCGACCAGCTGCTGGCACAGCTCGAAGCCAAGGCGGGCCTGAGCCGGCCGATCATGATCCACGCCATCCTGGAAACCGCCGAAGGCGTGAAAAACGTCGAGGATATCGCGGCCGCGAGCCCGCGCATGCACGGCATGAGCCTTGGACCTGCAGATCTGGCAGCTTCGCGCGGGATGAAAACCACCCGCGTCGGTGGCGGTCATCCAGACTACGCTGTCCTGAGTGATGCCGTGGAAGGAGCGGAAAGAACCGCTTTCCAGCAGGATCTCTGGCATTATACGGTCGCCAAGATGGTTGATGCCTGCCTCTCATACGGTCTGAAGCCGTTCTACGGTCCGTTCGGCGACTTTTCCGATCCGGAAGCCTGCGAGAGCCAGTTCCGCAACGCCTTCCTCATGGGATGTCTCGGTGCCTGGTCGCTGCACCCGAACCAGATCGATCTGGCCAAAAAGGTCTTCAGCCCCGACCCGGACGAAGTTGCCTTCGCGAAGAAGATCCTGGACGCCATGCCCGATGGCACTGGCGCTGTCATGATCGACGGCAAGATGCAGGACGACGCAACCTGGAAGCAGGCCAAGGTGATTGTCGATCTGGCCCGTCTGGTGGCGACCAAGGACCCGGACCTCGCAAAAGTTTACGCTCTCTAG
- a CDS encoding AEC family transporter has translation MQDIISLAFPFFGLIFLGVIAAKIRDLPESGLAWMNFFIIYIALPALFFRLLSETPIEQLTDPTFVAATTFTTYTVFAIAFCIGVLATNGSIPESTMLGIAGAYSNIGYMGPGLTLAVLGAGATVPTALILCFDNTLLFILAPLMMAVGGTDKQPISKTIRLIVWRVFTHPFIVATILGVGAAAVGFKPPEAVDTMLRYLSNAAAPCALFAMGVSIALRPAGRIPIELPAVLVVKLIVHPVLVYLLLTWIGGIDPVWVATAVLMACLPPATNVFVIAQQYNVYVQRASSFVLFGTMASVVTVTGFIWAITNGVLHTG, from the coding sequence ATGCAAGACATCATTTCGCTCGCTTTTCCCTTCTTCGGGCTCATTTTCTTGGGTGTAATCGCCGCCAAGATCCGCGATCTGCCCGAGTCCGGTCTGGCTTGGATGAACTTTTTCATCATATACATCGCGCTCCCGGCGCTTTTTTTTCGCCTCCTGTCGGAAACGCCGATCGAACAGCTGACGGACCCGACCTTCGTCGCCGCGACGACGTTCACGACCTATACGGTCTTCGCGATCGCTTTCTGCATCGGTGTTCTTGCGACAAACGGAAGCATTCCTGAATCCACAATGCTGGGGATTGCCGGCGCCTATTCCAACATCGGATACATGGGCCCCGGTCTGACGCTTGCCGTGCTCGGGGCCGGTGCCACCGTGCCGACGGCGCTGATCCTGTGTTTCGACAACACGCTGCTGTTTATCCTGGCTCCCTTGATGATGGCCGTGGGCGGAACCGACAAGCAACCCATCAGTAAGACCATTCGATTGATCGTCTGGCGGGTTTTCACCCATCCCTTCATCGTTGCGACCATTCTAGGTGTGGGCGCCGCAGCGGTCGGCTTCAAGCCGCCGGAGGCAGTCGACACGATGTTGCGCTACCTGAGCAATGCGGCGGCCCCCTGCGCCCTGTTTGCCATGGGCGTCAGCATCGCTCTTCGCCCTGCCGGCCGGATACCGATTGAACTGCCGGCCGTTCTGGTGGTCAAGCTCATCGTTCACCCGGTACTGGTCTATCTCCTCTTGACCTGGATCGGCGGCATTGATCCCGTGTGGGTGGCGACCGCGGTTCTCATGGCCTGTCTGCCACCGGCGACCAACGTCTTCGTCATCGCCCAGCAGTACAATGTCTACGTTCAGCGGGCTTCCAGCTTTGTTCTGTTCGGTACCATGGCCTCGGTGGTGACCGTCACCGGTTTTATCTGGGCGATCACCAACGGCGTCTTGCACACCGGCTGA
- a CDS encoding invasion associated locus B family protein, with amino-acid sequence MKKILKRVLAGCALAALALPSSAVSVSAQTDEKSDSPWVKICNVDPKVNKQVCFTSLELRTNTGQFLSSFGVKEIDGEARKLLIIAVPTGRLIQPGLGVQIDSGKLVQAKYSICVPTTCVAELVVDDGFIASMKQGSKITLTTFNQQAKAIPLEITLIGFTKVYEGEAMDVAELQKKQSELQNELKRRAEEARQKLIDAQKNAAQ; translated from the coding sequence ATGAAAAAGATTTTGAAAAGGGTTTTGGCCGGCTGCGCCCTTGCTGCGCTGGCACTTCCCTCTTCGGCGGTCAGTGTGTCGGCCCAAACGGACGAAAAGAGCGATTCCCCTTGGGTCAAGATCTGTAACGTTGATCCGAAAGTGAACAAGCAGGTCTGCTTCACAAGCCTTGAGCTGCGTACCAATACCGGCCAGTTCCTGAGCAGCTTCGGCGTCAAGGAGATCGATGGCGAAGCACGCAAGCTTCTGATCATCGCAGTTCCGACCGGGCGGCTGATTCAGCCGGGTCTGGGTGTGCAGATCGACAGCGGCAAGCTGGTTCAGGCCAAGTACTCCATCTGCGTGCCGACCACTTGTGTTGCCGAACTCGTCGTCGACGACGGTTTCATCGCTTCGATGAAGCAGGGCAGCAAGATCACCCTGACCACGTTCAACCAGCAGGCCAAGGCCATTCCGCTGGAAATCACCCTGATCGGCTTTACCAAGGTCTATGAGGGTGAGGCTATGGACGTGGCTGAACTTCAGAAGAAACAGAGTGAACTGCAGAACGAACTGAAGCGCCGCGCCGAAGAAGCGCGCCAGAAGCTGATCGACGCTCAGAAAAACGCCGCACAGTAA
- the eno gene encoding phosphopyruvate hydratase, translating to MTAIVDITAREILDSRGNPTVEVDVFLEDGSFGRAAVPSGASTGAHEAVELRDGGERYLGKGVLKAVDNVNGDIFDTIGGLDAEDQLKIDSAMIDLDGTPNKARLGANAILGVSLAVSRAAAQASGLPLYRYVGGTSARTLPVPMMNIINGGAHADNPIDFQEFMIMPVGADTLGDAVRMGAEVFHTLKKALASAGHNTNVGDEGGFAPNLESTDAAIGFVMKAIESAGYKPGEDIYLALDAASTEFFKDGKYELEGEGKSLSPEEMAKYLENLVSRYPIISIEDGLAEDDWDGWKAATDLFGSKCQLVGDDLFVTNSARLRQGIEKGVANSILVKVNQIGTLSETLDAVETAHKASYTAVMSHRSGETEDATIADLAVATNCGQIKTGSLARSDRLAKYNQLIRIEEELGPQAVYAGRSILKA from the coding sequence ATGACCGCAATCGTCGATATTACGGCGCGTGAGATTCTCGACAGCCGCGGCAACCCGACCGTGGAAGTGGATGTGTTTCTTGAAGACGGGTCCTTCGGCCGCGCCGCGGTTCCCTCCGGGGCCTCCACCGGTGCCCATGAAGCTGTCGAATTGCGCGATGGCGGCGAACGCTATCTCGGCAAGGGCGTTCTGAAGGCGGTCGATAACGTCAACGGTGATATCTTCGACACCATCGGTGGTCTCGATGCGGAAGACCAGCTCAAGATAGACAGCGCAATGATCGATCTGGACGGGACGCCGAACAAGGCGCGCCTCGGCGCCAATGCGATCCTGGGCGTTTCCCTGGCTGTTTCCCGCGCAGCCGCCCAGGCCTCCGGCCTGCCGCTCTATCGTTATGTCGGCGGCACGTCGGCCCGGACCCTGCCGGTTCCGATGATGAACATCATCAACGGCGGCGCCCATGCCGATAACCCGATCGATTTCCAGGAATTCATGATCATGCCCGTCGGCGCCGATACGCTCGGCGATGCGGTGCGCATGGGGGCGGAAGTCTTCCACACGCTGAAAAAGGCTCTGGCTTCTGCCGGCCACAACACCAACGTGGGCGACGAGGGTGGCTTTGCGCCGAACCTGGAATCCACCGATGCGGCCATCGGCTTCGTGATGAAGGCGATCGAAAGCGCCGGCTACAAGCCGGGCGAAGACATCTATCTCGCCCTCGACGCAGCTTCCACCGAGTTCTTCAAGGACGGCAAGTATGAGCTCGAAGGCGAGGGCAAGTCCCTGTCGCCGGAAGAAATGGCCAAATATCTGGAAAACCTAGTTTCCCGTTACCCGATCATTTCCATCGAAGACGGGCTCGCTGAAGACGATTGGGATGGCTGGAAAGCTGCAACGGACCTGTTCGGCTCCAAATGCCAGCTCGTTGGCGACGATCTGTTCGTGACCAACTCCGCACGTCTGCGCCAGGGCATTGAAAAAGGCGTAGCCAACTCTATCCTGGTGAAGGTCAACCAGATCGGCACCCTCTCGGAAACCCTCGATGCCGTGGAAACGGCCCACAAGGCATCCTATACGGCAGTCATGTCGCACCGGTCCGGTGAAACGGAAGACGCAACCATCGCCGACCTTGCCGTTGCCACCAACTGCGGTCAGATCAAGACCGGCTCGCTCGCACGTTCCGACCGGTTGGCGAAGTACAATCAGCTGATCCGGATTGAGGAAGAACTGGGGCCGCAGGCTGTCTATGCCGGCCGGTCGATCCTGAAAGCCTGA